In the genome of Streptomyces sp. NBC_00259, the window GTACGGCAGCAGCTGACGGCCCTGATGCCGGCCGGCTTCGTGACGCGCACGGGGGTGCGCAGGCTGCCCGACCTGATGCGCTATCTGGTCGCGGTCGACCGCCGGCTGCAGCAGATGCCGACGGCCGTCCAGCGCGACACGACCCGGATGGCGAAGGTCCACGAGATGCAGGACGAGTACGCCTGGCTGCTGGAACAGCTGCCCAAGGGGCGGCCGGTGCCGCAGGAGGTCCTGGACATCCGCTGGATGATCGAGGAACTGCGGGTGAGCTACTTCGCCCACGCTCTGGGCACCGCGTACGCCGTTTCCGACAAGCGCATCGTCAAGGCGATCGACGCGGCGGCACCGTGACGCGGCCGTCGCCTTGAGTGAGTTCGACCGGACCCTCTGACCTGCTGTACAGTCTCTCTCGCAGCCAACGAGCAAGTGGGGCTGCGAAACCTGGTCCTGTGGAGCAGTTTGGAGTGCTCGCCACCCTGTCAAGGTGGAGGCCGCGGGTTCAAATCCCGTCAGGACCGCGCGTATCACCGATGGCCCGCACCAGCTGGTGCGGGCCTTCGTCGTGCCGTCACCGGAAGGCCCGCCCAAGTGGTGCGGGCCTTTCGACGTATTGACTGCGGTGCCCTGCCGCCGGTACCCAGTCAGGACAGGGGTTGCGGGGCCCCCGACCGCGGAGGTGGCGCGATGGCGGCATCCACAGCGAGGCACGAGACCAGGGCGTTGCTGCGCGCCCATCTGGCGGCCGTCTCCGGCTATCGGCACCTCACCCGGCACTGTCCGGTCTGCCATCGGCTGTTGCGCCTCGCCATGGATCCCTCCGAGACGGTCCCGATGGATCCCTCCGAGGGCGCCCCGGAGGAGCTGGAGCCGCTCCCGGAGCCGAGGCCGGCCGAGTGGCGGGCGGAGCGAGGCGCGGAGCTGAGGGCCGAGCTGGGGGCGATGCCCGCCGAGCGGGGACCGATGCCGGGGCCCGAACCGGGCATCGGCACCGAGGACGAAGGTCCCTCCCATGCGTGACCAATGGCGCCTTGTCCCGATCCGCACACGTGGCAGGCTCGCCTTGGCAAGACCGTCGGCATGTGACGGGAGTCACCGAAGTTGTTTGGGAAACAGGGGAACTTACACCCTCCCTACAACCGAAAAATCAAATACGTGCAATTGCACCCCCTTCTGAGCAGCCCCGCCCGACTCCGAAGGGTCCGCCGACGCCCTGCGCCGGCCGCACGCGAACCCCGCGCCCACCTGCGAACGCGCCCTCGCGGGAGCCCCTTCCGGGCATAAAAAAGATCGCGCTGGACCCGGCGGAGTCCAGCGCGATCGACGACGAAACCTGTTGGGGCAGGCGCCCGCCGTGTCGAGCTCAGTTCGGGCTGCGGGGTTGGGGGACCCGGCTATGCCCTGCTATCGGGGTTTCAGGCCTCGCTGCGCTGCTGCGGAATACCCGCAAGCAGTGCGCGGACCTCTGCCTCGCGGTACCGGCGGTGTCCACCGAGCGTACGGATGGACGTGAGCTTGCCTGCCTTTGCCCAGCGAGTGACCGTCTTCGGGTCCACGCGGAACATCGTGGCAACCTCAGCCGGGGTCAGCAGCGGCTCGGCATCAGGGGTGCGAGCGGTCATGAGCGGCCTCCTCGGGAGAACCGAACCTTCTCGGTTCTTTCCTCTAAATTCTGCACCTTGACCCGCGTTGCCCGAAATGGCGGACGCGGGCCGAGTCGGTTATAGGACGAACGGCTTGTCCTCGGCACTACAACTACACCATCTGTCCAGCCACGTCGGCCAAACCGATGGAATTGCCCTCTCAGGTGTTCATCAGCGGCGGAAGCCGATGGTTCATGCCATAACGGACAGTCACGTCACAGTGACGATCAGTCACAGAGCGATCAGGAGTCATCAGACCCCCCATAGAGTGCAATGCTGAGATTTCCGCCCTTAGGTAGGCGGAAGGAACCCTCCCCGGACTCCTTGTCCTATTTTGGCACGAGGGTGGGCGAGCGACGCAAGGGACGACTTAGTGCTGTCCGTCACGCTTGAGACAAAGGCCCGGATCGGGACCTACGTCCCGGACACTCCTCGTTCAGCCCGCGGAGGCCGGATCGTCAGTTGGCGAACTGACGATCGCGTACCGCCCGCCAGCGGTCCGTGAGCCGGCCGTAGGCCTCTCCGGCGCCCTCGCCGTCCCCGTCCCGCAGCGCCGCGATCCCCTCGGCCACATCCGCGGCCGAGTGGTCCTCGGCGAGCTGCGCCGGAGACAGGGCGTGGACGAGTCCGCCGTAGTCGAGCTCGACCAGGGAACGCGGATGGAACTCCTCCAGCCACCGCCCCACATCTACCAGGCCCTCCGTGAGAGGCCCCTCGTCGACGGACTCCCGCAGCGCCTTCAGCGAGCGCGCCAGCCGGCGCCTGGCCTGCACCATGGGCGTCCGGTAGCGCAGTACGGGCGCCACACCCGCCACGTCCCCCGGCTCGTACTCGCGCTCGTCGTCCGCGAAGAGCGTGAACCAGCGCACCGGCACCTGCCACACCGCCGTCCTGATCCACGGCCGCGCGTCCGGGTTGCGCTCGCGCCACGCCTCGTAGTCCGCGGCGGCCTGGCCGCGCACCACCGGCGGCAGGACCGCGTCGAGCACCGTGGGAGGAAAGAGCTCCGTCAGCTCCTCCAGGGCCAGCCAGCCGCGCAGCCGCGTGCGCCAGGGACAGACGCAGACGACGCCGTCGGCCTCCGTGACGAAGGCGTCGGCGCTCTCGTGGACCGGGACGGCCACGGGAGGGGTCGGCAGCAGGTCCGCGAGCGACCGTCGCAGTTCGTCCTGCGCCGTGGGGGTGCGCTCGCGCCGGGCGTACCGCGCCCAATGGCTCCGCTCCGGTTCGGGAAAAGCCGCCAACGGCTCGTACACCCGCAGGTAGGACGCGTACGGGACGAGCACAGAAGTGGCGGCCGGCATGTCACAGATCCTTCCACGCGCGTACTCCGGGAGGGGGTGATCCTGAGCACTGCGAGCGATCTACCCCCGCGTAGGACTTACTCTCTTGCCCATCAGGTCCCTCCCCACCCGCAGGAGGGCCCTCAATCGCCGCTTCGTACTTGGGAGTCACCACCGTGACCGATGTGACCGACGGCGTCCTGCACACCCTGTTCCACTCGGACCAGGGCGGACATGAGCAAGTCGTGCTGTGTCAGGACCGTGCCACTGGGTTGAAGGCCGTCATCGCCATCCACTCCACCGCCCTGGGCCCCGCCCTCGGCGGCACCCGCTTCTACCCGTACGCCTCCGAGGAAGCCGCCGTCGCCGACGCGCTGAACCTCTCCCGGGGGATGTCGTACAAGAACGCCATGGCCGGCCTCGACCACGGCGGTGGCAAGGCCGTGATCATCGGTGATCCGGAGCGGATCAAGTCCGAGGAGCTCCTGCTGGCATACGGCCGGTTCGTCGCCTCGCTCGGCGGTCGTTACGTCACGGCGTGCGACGTCGGCACCTACGTGGCCGACATGGACATCGTGGCGCGCGAGTGCCGCTGGACCACCGGACGCTCCCCCGAGAACGGCGGCGCCGGCGACTCGTCGGTCCTCACCGCCTACGGCGTCTTCCAGGGCATGCGCGCCTCCGCCCAGCACGAGTGGGGCGACCCGACGCTGCGCGGCCGCAAGGTCGGTGTCGCGGGGGTCGGCAAGGTCGGCCACTACCTGGTCGAGCATCTGCTGGAGGACGGCGCCGAGGTCGTGGTCACCGATGTGCGGGAGGAGTCGGTGCGCCGTATCACCGACAAGTACCCGCAGGTCACGGTCGCGCCGGACACCGATGCGCTGATCCGCACCGAGGGGCTGGACATCTACGCCCCGTGTGCGCTCGGCGGTGCGCTGAACGACGAGACCGTGCCCGTGCTGACCGCCAGGATCGTGTGCGGCGCCGCCAACAACCAGCTCGCGCACCCGGGCGTCGAGAAGGACCTCGCCGACCGCCGCATCCTCTACGCACCCGACTACGTCGTGAACGCGGGCGGGGTGATCCAGGTCGCCGACGAGCTGCACGGCTTCGACTTCGACCGGTGCAAGGCGAAGGCGTCGAAGATCTTCGACACCACTCTTGCGATATTCGCACGTGCGAAGGACGACGGTATT includes:
- a CDS encoding DUF6274 family protein is translated as MAASTARHETRALLRAHLAAVSGYRHLTRHCPVCHRLLRLAMDPSETVPMDPSEGAPEELEPLPEPRPAEWRAERGAELRAELGAMPAERGPMPGPEPGIGTEDEGPSHA
- the bldC gene encoding developmental transcriptional regulator BldC → MTARTPDAEPLLTPAEVATMFRVDPKTVTRWAKAGKLTSIRTLGGHRRYREAEVRALLAGIPQQRSEA
- a CDS encoding Leu/Phe/Val dehydrogenase, which encodes MTDVTDGVLHTLFHSDQGGHEQVVLCQDRATGLKAVIAIHSTALGPALGGTRFYPYASEEAAVADALNLSRGMSYKNAMAGLDHGGGKAVIIGDPERIKSEELLLAYGRFVASLGGRYVTACDVGTYVADMDIVARECRWTTGRSPENGGAGDSSVLTAYGVFQGMRASAQHEWGDPTLRGRKVGVAGVGKVGHYLVEHLLEDGAEVVVTDVREESVRRITDKYPQVTVAPDTDALIRTEGLDIYAPCALGGALNDETVPVLTARIVCGAANNQLAHPGVEKDLADRRILYAPDYVVNAGGVIQVADELHGFDFDRCKAKASKIFDTTLAIFARAKDDGIPPAAAADRIAEQRMSEARRR